The following are encoded in a window of Novosphingobium sp. ZN18A2 genomic DNA:
- a CDS encoding EamA family transporter — protein MGARDFLLMVVVCVVWGFSNVLSKVVVGEWDVPPLFFAAIRFGLVALLTAPWLLPVPRPAWRIVAVGLAMGAGSFALLFVGLKTATPSAAAVVVQAGVPITTLLSVLVLGERIHWRRGLGIALTLAGVLVVIWKPGFALSTGLLFILASAFTSSIGAIMMKQMPDIAPLRFQAWVGLSTAVPLAAISWVIESGQWQTAHAAGWPFVAAVVFSAVVVSIGAHTAYYGLIARHEANLLAPLTLMTPLSTIALGILITGDRLDAHMVAGAVLALAGVLIVAVRRSSAPVVEVQERA, from the coding sequence ATGGGCGCCCGCGATTTTCTGTTGATGGTCGTCGTCTGCGTCGTCTGGGGATTCAGCAACGTCCTGTCGAAAGTTGTGGTGGGGGAATGGGACGTCCCGCCGCTGTTCTTCGCCGCGATCCGGTTTGGACTGGTCGCCTTGCTGACGGCGCCCTGGCTGCTGCCGGTGCCGCGACCGGCATGGCGCATCGTTGCCGTGGGGCTGGCGATGGGCGCGGGCAGCTTTGCCCTGCTGTTCGTCGGCCTGAAGACGGCAACGCCTTCGGCTGCCGCAGTGGTCGTGCAGGCGGGGGTGCCGATTACCACGCTGCTTTCCGTGCTTGTGCTGGGCGAGCGTATTCACTGGCGCAGGGGACTTGGCATCGCATTGACGCTGGCGGGCGTGCTGGTGGTGATCTGGAAGCCGGGATTTGCGCTGTCTACCGGCCTGCTTTTCATCCTGGCGTCTGCCTTCACCAGCTCCATCGGGGCGATCATGATGAAGCAGATGCCCGATATCGCACCGCTGCGCTTCCAGGCGTGGGTGGGCTTGTCCACAGCAGTGCCCTTGGCGGCAATTTCCTGGGTCATCGAAAGCGGCCAATGGCAGACCGCCCACGCGGCGGGGTGGCCGTTCGTTGCCGCCGTGGTTTTCTCGGCCGTTGTCGTCTCGATCGGAGCGCACACGGCGTATTATGGATTGATCGCCCGGCATGAGGCCAACCTCCTGGCGCCGCTGACGCTGATGACGCCGCTGTCCACGATCGCGCTTGGCATCCTGATCACCGGGGACCGGCTTGACGCGCACATGGTCGCGGGCGCGGTGCTGGCACTGGCCGGCGTGCTGATCGTGGCGGTCCGGCGCAGCAGCGCGCCAGTGGTCGAAGTCCAGGAACGCGCCTGA
- the coxB gene encoding cytochrome c oxidase subunit II — MSLSDTIRTFGKAARGAALALALTIAPQAMAQAAAPAQAPLPAANAAPAAAGATAATDSAATAAAAGDAVTYVPQKPVPGIGMPVDGGITFQKQFSPTGQEALAMNDYVLLPIIITITIFVLILLLIVIARFNSRVNPVASKTAHNTMIEVIWTLVPVLILVVIAVPSIRLLAAQYKAPPKNALTVKATGYQWYWGYTYPDNGGFEVISYMLNTPGEPIVNPGVREDGTKPWDGPHHLEVDNRMVVPAGVPIRLQTTGADVIHSFAVPSLWFKLDAIPGRINEKLLYIDKPGVYYGQCSELCGTKHGYMPIAVEAVSVPVFNAWVKQQGGTVNPDMAGEAGVVAPAADAKTVPADAQAPAATESPAPAA; from the coding sequence ATGAGTCTTTCTGACACCATTCGAACCTTCGGCAAAGCGGCGCGCGGCGCGGCTCTTGCGCTCGCACTGACGATCGCGCCTCAGGCGATGGCTCAGGCCGCGGCTCCGGCCCAAGCACCGCTTCCGGCGGCCAATGCGGCCCCGGCCGCAGCCGGCGCGACCGCCGCGACCGATTCGGCAGCGACCGCCGCAGCGGCAGGCGATGCGGTAACCTATGTTCCGCAAAAGCCGGTTCCCGGCATCGGCATGCCGGTTGACGGGGGCATCACCTTCCAGAAGCAGTTCTCGCCCACCGGGCAGGAAGCTCTGGCGATGAACGATTACGTGCTGCTGCCGATCATCATCACGATCACCATTTTCGTGCTGATTCTGCTGCTGATCGTGATCGCGCGCTTCAACAGCCGTGTGAACCCGGTCGCTTCCAAGACGGCGCACAACACCATGATCGAAGTGATCTGGACGCTTGTCCCGGTGCTGATCCTGGTGGTGATCGCGGTCCCCTCGATCCGCCTTCTGGCCGCGCAGTACAAGGCGCCGCCGAAGAACGCGCTGACCGTAAAGGCCACCGGATACCAGTGGTACTGGGGTTACACCTATCCCGACAACGGCGGCTTCGAAGTCATTTCCTACATGCTCAACACCCCGGGTGAGCCGATCGTGAACCCCGGCGTTCGCGAAGACGGCACCAAGCCCTGGGACGGCCCGCACCACCTTGAAGTGGACAACCGCATGGTCGTTCCGGCCGGTGTGCCGATCCGCCTGCAGACCACCGGCGCCGACGTGATCCACTCGTTCGCCGTGCCGTCGCTGTGGTTCAAGCTCGACGCCATTCCGGGCCGCATCAACGAAAAGCTGCTCTATATCGACAAGCCCGGCGTCTATTACGGCCAGTGCTCGGAACTTTGCGGCACCAAGCACGGCTATATGCCGATCGCCGTCGAAGCGGTTTCGGTCCCGGTATTCAACGCCTGGGTCAAGCAGCAGGGCGGAACCGTCAACCCGGACATGGCGGGTGAAGCCGGCGTTGTTGCGCCGGCGGCCGATGCCAAGACCGTTCCCGCGGACGCGCAGGCGCCCGCTGCCACCGAATCGCCGGCGCCCGCCGCCTGA
- the ctaD gene encoding cytochrome c oxidase subunit I, which produces MASIPAETEGFQAHHDDHAHEHDHKPGFFARWFMSTNHKDIGTLYLVFAIFAGVIGGAVSGIMRAELAQPGIQYLGWWATFLGENGADFSTTLHLWNVLITAHGLIMVFFMVMPAMIGGFGNWFVPLMIGAPDMAFPRMNNISFWLTVAGFCSLMISAFVPGDAVGNGAGTGWTVYAPLSTYGSQGPAVDFAIFSLHLAGAASIMGAINFITTILNMRAPGMTLHKMPLFVWSVLVTAFLLLLALPVLAAAITMLITDRNFGTTFFDASGGGDPVLYQHLFWFFGHPEVYIMILPGFGMISQIVSTFSKKPVFGYLGMAYAMVAIGVVGFIVWAHHMYTTGLDLNTKMYFTAATMVIAVPTGIKIFSWIATMWGGSLEFKSPMVWALGFIFLFTVGGVTGVVLANGGIDDNLQDTYYVVAHFHYVLSLGAVTSLFAGFYYWFPKMSGRMHSELLSHIQFWVFFVGVNLIFFPMHFLGVQGMPRRYPDYTPAFEYWNKIATHGYEIMSVSVVIFFINIAYAFIAGKRAAPNYWGEGATTLEWTLSSPPPFHQFETLPVIDDKAHA; this is translated from the coding sequence ATGGCCTCCATTCCCGCCGAGACCGAGGGCTTCCAGGCCCACCACGATGACCACGCGCACGAGCACGACCACAAGCCGGGCTTTTTCGCGCGCTGGTTCATGTCGACCAATCACAAGGACATCGGGACGCTCTACCTTGTCTTCGCGATCTTCGCGGGGGTGATCGGTGGTGCCGTTTCGGGCATCATGCGCGCCGAACTGGCGCAGCCGGGTATCCAGTACCTTGGCTGGTGGGCCACGTTCCTTGGTGAAAACGGGGCTGATTTCAGCACCACGCTGCACCTGTGGAACGTGCTGATCACCGCGCACGGCCTGATCATGGTGTTCTTCATGGTCATGCCCGCAATGATCGGCGGGTTCGGCAACTGGTTCGTGCCGCTGATGATCGGCGCGCCGGACATGGCCTTCCCGCGCATGAACAACATCTCGTTCTGGCTGACGGTTGCCGGCTTCTGTTCGCTTATGATTTCGGCCTTCGTGCCGGGTGACGCAGTGGGCAACGGCGCCGGTACGGGCTGGACGGTCTATGCTCCGCTATCGACATACGGGTCGCAAGGGCCGGCGGTCGATTTCGCGATCTTCTCGCTGCACCTTGCCGGTGCGGCCTCGATCATGGGCGCGATCAATTTCATCACCACCATCCTGAACATGCGCGCTCCGGGCATGACGCTGCACAAGATGCCGCTGTTCGTGTGGTCGGTGCTCGTCACCGCGTTCCTGCTTCTGCTGGCGCTGCCGGTGCTGGCCGCGGCGATCACCATGCTGATCACCGACCGTAACTTCGGCACCACGTTCTTCGATGCTTCGGGTGGCGGCGATCCGGTGCTTTATCAGCACCTGTTCTGGTTCTTCGGCCACCCCGAGGTTTACATCATGATCCTGCCGGGCTTCGGCATGATCAGCCAGATCGTCTCGACCTTCTCGAAGAAGCCGGTGTTCGGCTATCTCGGCATGGCTTATGCCATGGTCGCGATCGGCGTGGTCGGGTTCATCGTGTGGGCGCACCACATGTACACCACCGGCCTCGACCTCAATACGAAGATGTATTTCACCGCCGCCACGATGGTTATCGCGGTGCCGACCGGCATCAAGATCTTCTCGTGGATCGCGACGATGTGGGGCGGCAGCCTTGAGTTCAAGTCGCCCATGGTCTGGGCGCTGGGCTTCATCTTCCTGTTCACCGTCGGCGGCGTGACCGGCGTGGTGCTTGCCAACGGCGGCATCGACGACAACCTGCAGGACACCTACTACGTGGTGGCGCACTTCCACTATGTGCTGTCGCTGGGTGCGGTGACCTCGCTCTTCGCCGGGTTCTATTACTGGTTCCCGAAGATGAGCGGGCGGATGCATTCCGAGCTGCTCAGCCACATCCAGTTCTGGGTGTTCTTCGTGGGCGTGAACCTGATCTTCTTCCCGATGCACTTCCTGGGCGTTCAGGGCATGCCGCGCCGGTATCCCGACTATACCCCGGCGTTCGAGTACTGGAACAAGATCGCGACCCACGGCTATGAAATCATGAGCGTCAGCGTGGTGATCTTCTTCATCAACATCGCCTATGCGTTCATCGCCGGAAAGAGGGCCGCGCCCAACTATTGGGGCGAAGGCGCGACCACGCTTGAGTGGACGCTGTCGAGCCCGCCGCCGTTCCACCAGTTCGAGACCCTTCCGGTCATCGACGACAAGGCTCACGCCTGA
- the thrC gene encoding threonine synthase — MDYVSTRGSAPALDFQGVTLAGLASDGGLYVPREWPRFTEAEIAAMAGLPYAELAARVMQPFVGDSLSPDCLLDLARQAYGRFAHVAVTPLVQLDERQWVLELFHGPTLAFKDVALQLLGLLFEEFLARGDEHITIVGATSGDTGSAAIDAVAGRAKVDIFMLHPQGRVSDVQRRQMTTVLAPNVHNIAIDGSFDDAQAMVKRMFADTAMTGRFAISAVNSINWARLMAQVVYYFASALQLGAPHRKVAFSVPTGNFGDVFAGYVAAKMGLPIERLIVATNVNDILHRALLTGDYSAGTVTPTAAPSMDIQVSSNFERLLFDVGGRDGAALAEQMRGFEAKKAMQLTNAQREGAAALFTSARADAGDMQQAMRWAYEETGQVLDPHTAIGLHAARAAEGLPADVPVVTLATAHPAKFVDAVERATGFRPPLPARVGDLFEREERFDELPGDYDAVAAYIAERATPRGG; from the coding sequence ATGGACTACGTCAGCACTCGCGGCAGCGCGCCCGCGCTCGATTTCCAGGGTGTCACCCTCGCCGGCCTCGCTTCGGACGGCGGCCTTTACGTGCCGCGCGAGTGGCCGCGCTTCACAGAGGCCGAGATCGCCGCGATGGCGGGCCTGCCCTATGCAGAGCTTGCTGCAAGGGTCATGCAACCCTTCGTGGGGGACAGCCTTTCGCCCGATTGCCTGCTGGACCTTGCACGGCAGGCTTACGGCCGCTTCGCGCACGTGGCGGTAACCCCGCTGGTCCAGCTGGATGAACGGCAATGGGTGCTTGAACTGTTCCACGGCCCGACGCTGGCGTTCAAGGACGTGGCGCTTCAACTGCTGGGCCTGCTGTTCGAAGAGTTCCTGGCGCGCGGGGACGAACATATCACCATCGTCGGCGCGACAAGCGGCGATACCGGATCGGCGGCCATCGACGCGGTGGCCGGCCGGGCCAAGGTGGATATCTTCATGCTGCACCCGCAAGGGCGCGTTTCCGATGTGCAGCGCCGCCAAATGACCACGGTGCTGGCCCCCAACGTGCACAACATCGCCATCGACGGCAGCTTCGACGATGCCCAGGCGATGGTGAAGCGGATGTTCGCCGATACGGCGATGACGGGTCGTTTCGCGATCAGCGCGGTCAATTCGATCAACTGGGCGCGGCTGATGGCGCAAGTCGTCTATTATTTCGCCAGCGCGCTGCAACTGGGCGCGCCGCACCGCAAGGTGGCCTTCAGCGTTCCCACCGGCAATTTCGGTGACGTGTTCGCCGGTTATGTGGCGGCGAAGATGGGCTTGCCGATCGAACGGCTGATCGTGGCGACCAACGTCAACGATATCCTGCATCGCGCGCTTTTGACCGGCGATTATTCGGCCGGAACCGTCACGCCCACGGCCGCGCCTTCGATGGATATCCAGGTCTCTTCCAACTTCGAACGCCTGCTGTTCGACGTGGGCGGGCGCGATGGCGCGGCGCTGGCCGAACAGATGCGCGGCTTCGAAGCGAAGAAGGCCATGCAGCTTACCAATGCGCAGCGCGAAGGCGCCGCGGCGTTGTTCACCTCGGCGCGCGCCGATGCGGGCGATATGCAGCAGGCGATGCGCTGGGCCTATGAGGAAACCGGGCAAGTGCTTGATCCGCATACCGCCATCGGCCTCCATGCGGCGCGCGCGGCCGAAGGCCTGCCGGCGGATGTGCCCGTGGTTACGCTTGCCACCGCGCATCCGGCCAAGTTTGTCGACGCAGTGGAGCGCGCAACCGGCTTCCGTCCGCCGCTACCCGCCCGCGTGGGCGACCTGTTCGAGCGTGAGGAACGCTTCGACGAACTGCCGGGCGATTACGATGCGGTGGCAGCCTATATCGCAGAGCGGGCGACACCGCGCGGCGGATGA
- a CDS encoding class I SAM-dependent methyltransferase, which translates to MAGLDPQSKLLAGESWADFGLIDSGHGRKIERYGPYRFIRPEPQAMWAPRHGDWQADAEFVPGSDEDGGGRWRFDNPAPREGWELAWPNGGESVHFTSSCTPFRHLGFFPDMAPVWDWMGQQLAGRTDAATMNLFGYTGVGTLALSRYGPVTHVDASKKSVAQARENAALSGMTERPVRWIVDDAAKFAAREVRRGRRYDGIIMDPPKFGRGPGGEVWRLEEHLPALVADSRKLLDGDSRFLFLTVYAVRMSSLAIGGLLADAFADMPGIIEHGELAIREEGPGGRLLPTAIFARWRNG; encoded by the coding sequence ATGGCCGGTCTCGATCCGCAATCGAAGCTGCTCGCGGGGGAGAGCTGGGCCGATTTCGGCCTGATCGACAGCGGTCACGGCCGCAAGATCGAGCGATACGGGCCTTATCGTTTCATCCGTCCCGAACCGCAGGCGATGTGGGCGCCGCGCCACGGCGACTGGCAGGCCGATGCCGAATTCGTGCCGGGTTCGGACGAGGACGGCGGTGGCCGCTGGCGGTTCGATAACCCGGCCCCGCGCGAAGGTTGGGAGCTTGCCTGGCCGAACGGCGGCGAATCGGTGCATTTCACATCGTCATGCACCCCGTTCCGCCACCTGGGTTTCTTTCCCGACATGGCCCCGGTGTGGGACTGGATGGGGCAGCAACTGGCCGGTCGCACCGATGCGGCGACGATGAACCTGTTCGGCTATACCGGCGTCGGCACGCTGGCCCTTTCCCGATACGGGCCGGTCACGCACGTCGATGCATCGAAGAAGTCGGTTGCCCAGGCGCGTGAAAACGCCGCGCTTTCGGGCATGACGGAGCGCCCGGTGCGCTGGATCGTGGACGATGCGGCCAAGTTCGCCGCGCGCGAAGTGCGTCGCGGGCGGCGCTATGACGGCATCATCATGGACCCGCCGAAGTTCGGGCGCGGACCGGGCGGAGAGGTGTGGCGCCTTGAAGAACATTTGCCCGCGCTGGTCGCAGACAGCCGCAAGCTGCTGGATGGTGACAGCCGCTTCCTGTTCCTTACCGTTTACGCGGTGCGGATGAGCAGCCTTGCGATTGGCGGATTGTTGGCCGACGCCTTTGCCGACATGCCGGGCATCATCGAACACGGCGAACTGGCGATACGTGAGGAAGGACCGGGCGGGCGCTTGTTGCCTACCGCGATCTTCGCGCGCTGGCGCAACGGCTGA
- a CDS encoding alpha/beta hydrolase, with protein sequence MVEMRRIDAGELTLRAAVAGTGPLVLMVHGFPESWYSWRHQIGPVADAGFTACAIDVRGYGGSDKPQEVSAYAMERIVGDVVGVARALSPDAPAILVGHDWGAPIVWNSALTHPEQFRAVAGMSVPFAGVPERPFTEVFREHFTSKGRFFYQEYFQEPGVAEAEAEADPRAFVRRMMYSISGDVPSGDYWSKPAGATFLEGLPDVDDPDGLPAWLTDEDLSFYEAEFRQSGFRGPLNRYRNHEADYAWLQGWKGKRIEQPALFIGGDRDPATGLFGAVSDPVAMMRMFAPKVEGHVLEGCGHWTQQERPRQVNALLLDWLNRLEAGN encoded by the coding sequence ATGGTCGAAATGCGACGGATCGATGCAGGAGAGCTGACCTTGCGTGCCGCCGTTGCGGGAACGGGTCCGCTCGTGCTGATGGTCCACGGCTTTCCCGAAAGCTGGTATTCGTGGCGTCACCAGATCGGCCCGGTCGCCGACGCTGGCTTTACGGCCTGCGCGATCGACGTGCGCGGCTATGGCGGGTCTGACAAGCCGCAAGAGGTTTCGGCCTATGCGATGGAGCGCATCGTGGGCGATGTTGTGGGCGTTGCCAGGGCGCTTTCGCCCGATGCGCCCGCCATCCTTGTCGGCCACGATTGGGGCGCACCGATCGTGTGGAATTCGGCGCTGACCCATCCCGAACAGTTTCGCGCCGTCGCGGGGATGTCTGTCCCGTTCGCCGGTGTGCCTGAGCGCCCCTTTACAGAGGTGTTCCGTGAACACTTCACTTCGAAGGGACGGTTCTTCTACCAGGAATACTTCCAGGAACCGGGCGTCGCAGAGGCGGAGGCCGAAGCCGATCCGCGCGCATTCGTGCGGCGCATGATGTATTCGATTTCAGGGGACGTTCCGTCGGGCGATTACTGGAGCAAGCCGGCGGGCGCGACGTTCCTTGAAGGGCTGCCGGACGTTGACGATCCGGACGGGCTGCCGGCGTGGCTGACGGATGAAGACCTTTCGTTCTACGAAGCGGAGTTCCGGCAGTCGGGATTTCGCGGGCCGCTCAACCGATATCGCAACCACGAAGCAGACTATGCGTGGCTGCAGGGCTGGAAAGGCAAGCGGATCGAACAGCCCGCGCTGTTCATCGGCGGGGACCGCGATCCGGCAACGGGCCTTTTCGGCGCGGTATCCGATCCGGTGGCCATGATGCGCATGTTCGCGCCCAAAGTGGAAGGCCATGTCCTTGAAGGATGCGGACACTGGACCCAGCAGGAACGGCCCCGACAGGTCAACGCGCTTTTGCTCGACTGGCTGAATCGGCTGGAAGCGGGTAATTGA
- a CDS encoding cytochrome c oxidase subunit 3 yields MAGTKNHDYHILPPDIVPLTTTIGALTFTSGMVLFMHSLPGGHFVPWLGMAILLASMFQWFTKIVAEAKAGDHTPVVQLHQRYGMILFIASEVMFFVGWFWAYFDFALFPSQLSDVIGGQWPPKAIEAVMDPFDLPLLNTLILLCSGTTVTWAHHSLIHGDRDGLKKGLWATILLGMLFTSLQAYEYLHAPFPFGKNTYGSAFYMATGFHGFHVIVGTIFLMVCLKRAYNGDFTPRQHFGFEAAAWYWHFVDVVWLFLFVVVYIWGGWGYPTH; encoded by the coding sequence ATGGCCGGCACCAAGAACCACGACTATCATATCCTGCCGCCCGACATCGTCCCGTTGACCACGACGATCGGCGCACTGACGTTCACTTCGGGCATGGTCCTGTTCATGCACTCGTTGCCGGGTGGCCATTTTGTGCCCTGGCTCGGCATGGCGATCCTGCTTGCTTCGATGTTCCAGTGGTTCACGAAGATCGTCGCCGAAGCGAAGGCGGGTGACCATACGCCGGTGGTGCAACTGCACCAGCGCTATGGCATGATCCTGTTCATCGCTTCGGAAGTGATGTTCTTCGTCGGCTGGTTCTGGGCCTATTTCGATTTCGCCCTGTTCCCGTCGCAGCTTTCCGACGTGATCGGCGGCCAGTGGCCCCCGAAGGCAATCGAAGCGGTGATGGACCCGTTCGACCTGCCGCTGCTCAACACGCTGATCCTGCTGTGTTCGGGCACCACGGTCACCTGGGCGCACCATTCGCTGATCCACGGCGATCGCGACGGTTTGAAGAAGGGGCTGTGGGCAACGATCCTGCTGGGCATGCTGTTCACCTCGCTGCAGGCTTACGAATACCTGCACGCGCCGTTCCCCTTCGGCAAGAACACCTATGGTTCGGCGTTCTACATGGCGACCGGCTTCCACGGCTTCCACGTGATCGTCGGCACGATTTTCCTGATGGTCTGCCTGAAGCGCGCCTACAACGGCGATTTCACGCCGCGCCAGCACTTCGGCTTCGAAGCGGCGGCATGGTACTGGCACTTCGTCGACGTGGTGTGGCTGTTCCTTTTCGTGGTGGTCTACATCTGGGGCGGCTGGGGCTATCCGACGCACTGA
- a CDS encoding cytochrome c oxidase assembly protein, producing MASSAPRNSAPGGDEAQHSRNRRVGLIMALVALGMLGLGYAAVPLYRVFCQVTGYGGTPKRVDEAAASGVKAIGKPMSVRFDANIDRDMPWAFKPEQTTQDVIIGSRSMAFFTAENNSDKTITGTASFNVMPEAAAAYFNKIQCFCFTQQTLKPHEKVRMPVIYYVDPKILEDPDSKDTEQITLSYTFHVSPDSPSLQTD from the coding sequence ATGGCCAGCTCCGCTCCACGAAACAGCGCCCCCGGAGGCGACGAGGCGCAGCACAGCCGGAACAGGCGCGTGGGCCTGATCATGGCGCTGGTGGCGCTTGGCATGCTGGGGCTCGGCTATGCGGCGGTGCCGCTGTATCGCGTGTTCTGCCAGGTCACCGGCTATGGCGGCACGCCCAAACGCGTGGACGAAGCCGCGGCCAGTGGCGTGAAAGCGATCGGCAAGCCCATGTCCGTGCGCTTCGATGCCAACATCGATCGCGACATGCCGTGGGCGTTCAAGCCGGAACAGACCACGCAGGACGTGATCATCGGATCGCGTTCGATGGCGTTCTTCACGGCGGAAAACAATTCGGACAAGACCATTACCGGCACCGCCAGTTTCAACGTGATGCCCGAAGCGGCGGCCGCCTATTTCAACAAGATCCAGTGCTTCTGCTTTACCCAGCAGACGCTGAAACCGCATGAAAAGGTGCGGATGCCCGTCATCTATTACGTCGATCCGAAGATCCTTGAGGATCCCGATTCGAAAGACACCGAACAGATAACCTTGAGCTATACGTTCCACGTCTCGCCCGACAGTCCGTCGCTCCAGACAGATTGA
- a CDS encoding heme o synthase — MSQTIQPTMPADWRDFYALTKPRVMSLVIFTGLCGMLAAPVSIHPVLGFTAILCIAVGAGGAAALNQWWEADIDAGMKRTAKRPLPAGRMDRTSARDFGVALSVGSVLVMGLAIHWLAAALLALSIVYYAWFYTVWLKPRTPQNIVIGGGAGAFPPLIGWVAATGHVTLMPVLLFLIIFFWTPPHFWALALFVQTDYAKVGIPMMPVVAGEASTRRQILIYAIVLLPLALTPWLIGGTGAVYGVSALVLGTAFLIFAARVGLRRTGENDAMKPEKRLFAFSILYLFALFAMLVADRFASVQGWLA, encoded by the coding sequence ATGTCCCAAACGATTCAACCGACGATGCCCGCAGACTGGCGAGACTTTTACGCGCTGACCAAACCGCGCGTGATGAGCCTTGTCATATTTACCGGGCTTTGCGGAATGCTGGCGGCCCCGGTGTCGATCCATCCGGTGCTGGGCTTTACCGCCATCCTGTGCATCGCGGTTGGCGCGGGCGGGGCGGCGGCGCTCAACCAGTGGTGGGAAGCCGATATCGACGCGGGCATGAAGCGCACGGCCAAACGTCCGCTTCCCGCCGGGCGGATGGACCGCACCAGCGCGCGCGATTTCGGCGTGGCGCTTTCGGTCGGTTCGGTCCTTGTCATGGGCCTTGCGATCCACTGGCTCGCGGCGGCGCTGCTGGCGCTTTCGATCGTCTATTATGCGTGGTTCTACACCGTCTGGCTGAAGCCGCGCACCCCGCAGAACATCGTGATCGGCGGCGGCGCGGGGGCGTTCCCGCCGCTGATCGGCTGGGTGGCGGCAACCGGGCACGTCACGCTGATGCCGGTGCTGTTGTTCCTGATCATCTTCTTCTGGACGCCGCCGCATTTCTGGGCGCTCGCGCTGTTCGTGCAGACCGATTATGCGAAGGTGGGCATTCCGATGATGCCGGTCGTCGCCGGGGAAGCGTCGACCCGCCGACAGATCCTGATCTATGCGATTGTCCTGCTGCCGCTGGCCCTGACACCGTGGCTGATCGGCGGGACGGGCGCGGTATATGGCGTGTCGGCGCTCGTCCTTGGCACCGCGTTCCTGATCTTCGCCGCGCGGGTGGGCTTGCGCCGCACGGGTGAGAACGATGCGATGAAGCCGGAAAAGCGGCTTTTCGCGTTCTCGATCCTCTATCTTTTCGCGCTGTTCGCCATGCTGGTTGCGGACCGTTTCGCGAGCGTGCAAGGGTGGCTGGCATGA
- a CDS encoding DUF983 domain-containing protein, translating to MADTPENETPDKQTEGQPGLVAAALSASCPKCGTKGMLFDGIAQFAKRCRVCGLDYTQFNVGDGPAAFLTLIIGTIIVILAIAVDFAWAPPLWVHAMLWIPITAAAVIGSLRVAKAALLIAEYRRKAGEGRIKDE from the coding sequence ATGGCCGACACGCCGGAAAACGAAACACCGGACAAACAGACGGAAGGGCAGCCCGGCTTGGTCGCGGCTGCCCTTTCCGCTTCGTGTCCCAAGTGCGGCACCAAGGGGATGCTGTTCGACGGCATCGCCCAGTTCGCCAAGCGCTGCCGCGTGTGCGGACTCGATTATACGCAGTTCAACGTGGGGGACGGGCCTGCCGCGTTCCTGACGCTGATCATCGGGACAATCATCGTCATCCTTGCCATCGCGGTCGATTTCGCATGGGCGCCGCCGCTGTGGGTCCACGCGATGCTGTGGATTCCGATAACCGCCGCCGCCGTGATCGGTTCGCTGCGCGTGGCAAAGGCGGCGCTTCTGATTGCCGAATATCGCCGCAAGGCCGGCGAAGGCCGGATCAAGGACGAGTGA
- a CDS encoding SURF1 family protein has product MIRRIPVFPTLLVLAAVATMVWLGVWQLHRLAWKEGLLAHYAAAENNPTPVPWPGDPDAVEQALFRRSSVDCVSVAGVDALAGRSASGQTGWAQEAHCTLAGGGKADVVIGWAARPETATWSGGKVSGIVAPGARGTARLIADRPQAGLQANARPDQSEIPNNHFAYAVQWFTFAAIALIIYVLALRKRLAGDGVRR; this is encoded by the coding sequence ATGATTCGCCGCATCCCCGTTTTTCCGACGCTGCTCGTCCTTGCAGCGGTAGCCACGATGGTCTGGCTTGGCGTGTGGCAGCTTCACCGCCTTGCATGGAAAGAGGGGCTGCTTGCGCATTACGCGGCGGCCGAAAACAATCCCACCCCCGTTCCCTGGCCCGGCGATCCCGACGCGGTCGAGCAGGCGCTGTTCCGGCGCAGCTCGGTCGATTGTGTATCGGTTGCAGGTGTTGACGCACTGGCCGGTCGCAGCGCCTCGGGGCAGACGGGCTGGGCGCAGGAAGCGCACTGCACCCTGGCTGGCGGCGGAAAGGCGGATGTCGTGATCGGTTGGGCGGCCCGCCCCGAAACGGCCACGTGGTCGGGTGGAAAAGTGAGCGGCATCGTAGCCCCCGGAGCGCGGGGGACCGCGCGGCTGATCGCCGACAGGCCGCAGGCCGGCTTGCAGGCAAACGCCCGCCCCGACCAGAGCGAGATCCCCAACAACCACTTCGCCTATGCCGTGCAGTGGTTCACTTTCGCGGCCATCGCGCTGATCATCTATGTCCTTGCCTTGCGCAAGCGCCTTGCCGGGGACGGCGTGCGCCGCTAA